One window of the Cryptomeria japonica chromosome 7, Sugi_1.0, whole genome shotgun sequence genome contains the following:
- the LOC131036672 gene encoding G-type lectin S-receptor-like serine/threonine-protein kinase SD2-5, whose protein sequence is MITDFFLSSPPLLSLLLPLFLISSSLFAESLAITSTAAYEGRTWRNNIQSLHFLTPSIYKDALVRPILLSSNISYNDVNLQFGCGFFCYGSPCDTSYLFATFSVVYTTDGMLLDMQMVWCANRDQMVQENAALTLTSTGELVLRNSDGTLVWSTNTSPQAFQRMAIHESGNLVLYNTSGGIIWQSFDYTTDTGLPGQKFKVGQKITANISPKDTRKGRFYGILQHDGFALYTASAPSKMYYRYPEAPVDVELTYSVIENQSLNMYSRGRRIPSIHFTIPKGCLYFKLGSDGRLKFCIVQKNPGRSVLNYSPWFMKSVFQCDSPGACGDYGLCKNGQCSCPGDGKAFKPTDATEPNSGCAPRVPLVCSQTSRRQGHHFLELEHVAYFTYLYENASTSGLVSRDECKTLCLENCSCKAAFFRYGTNFSSGYCYLESNIYSMTTMSPVDKFYNSTAYIKIQSTSKRFKSIVVIIICVSVGGAVALFILFWARIKGSQNRRQQKVKDEDAGEDDVDWSAGLPLRFSFQELQDATKGFNIKLGSGGFGSVYQGVLSDGSKIAVKRLHRAGHGEKGFRAEVETLGKIDHLNLVRLKGFCAEKFHRMLVYEYLPNGSLDKWIFFNKSHPCLLDWKSRSRVVLDIARGLAYLHEECQERIIHFDIKPQNILLDQNFNAKVSDFGLAKLINREQSEVITMIRGTPGYMAPELLNMHITEKADIFSFGVMVIEIVSGKRSRELSENGLFSLLQVKAEEGRLLDLVYPGLENEETGIKEEAIKLIKVGMWCVQDNFTRRPAMSIVVKALEGLIDTFNDVPCASPGSTVGSYRQTLFSAELSVLSGPR, encoded by the coding sequence ATGATAACGGACTTTTTTTTGTCCTCTCCTCCTTTGCTTTCGCTACTTCTGCCACTCTTCCTTATATCGTCCTCACTATTTGCAGAAAGCCTTGCTATTACTTCCACAGCTGCGTATGAAGGCAGAACATGGAGGAACAATATCCAGTCTCTACATTTCCTGACACCGTCAATTTATAAAGACGCACTCGTCAGACCGATCCTTCTGAGCAGCAATATTTCATATAATGATGTGAATCTCCAgtttggatgtggattcttctgtTATGGCAGCCCTTGTGACACAAGCTACCTATTTGCAACTTTCTCTGTTGTCTACACCACTGATGGTATGCTGCTTGATATGCAAATGGTGTGGTGTGCAAACAGAGACCAGATGGTGCAAGAAAACGCAGCCCTAACACTCACCTCCACAGGAGAACTTGTATTAAGGAACTCAGATGGCACTCTCGTCTGGTCTACAAATACATCTCCACAAGCTTTTCAAAGGATGGCAATACACGAATCTGGGAACCTTGTTCTCTATAACACCTCCGGTGGAATCATTTGGCAATCTTTTGATTATACAACTGATACCGGTCTGCCAGGGCAGAAGTTCAAGGTGGGACAGAAAATTACTGCAAACATTTCTCCAAAGGATACAAGGAAAGGTCGTTTCTATGGTATCTTGCAGCACGATGGATTTGCTTTGTATACAGCCTCAGCACCGTCTAAAATGTATTACAGGTACCCCGAGGCACCTGTAGATGTGGAGTTAACTTATTCCGTGATCGAGAATCAGTCCCTCAATATGTATTCTCGAGGACGACGAATACCGTCAATTCATTTTACAATACCCAAAGGCTGCCTTTACTTTAAATTGGGTTCAGATGGACGCTTAAAATTCTGCATCGTCCAAAAAAATCCAGGAAGATCTGTCCTTAACTATTCGCCATGGTTCATGAAATCAGTGTTTCAGTGTGATTCTCCAGGAGCTTGCGGAGACTATGGTCTTTGCAAAAACGGTCAGTGCAGCTGTCCGGGAGATGGCAAGGCTTTTAAACCGACTGATGCCACAGAACCCAATTCCGGATGTGCTCCGCGCGTTCCTCTGGTGTGCTCACAGACTAGTAGGCGCCAAGGTCATCACTTTTTGGAACTGGAGCATGTTGCCTATTTTACTTATCTTTATGAAAATGCTTCGACGTCAGGTTTGGTGTCAAGAGATGAATGTAAAACACTTTGCCTCGAAAACTGCTCTTGCAAAGCTGCTTTTTTCAGGTACGGGACCAATTTTTCGAGTGGTTATTGTTATCTAGAGTCCAATATCTATTCTATGACAACTATGAGTCCAGTCGATAAGTTTTACAATTCCACTGCTTATATTAAAATCCAGTCAACGTCCAAGCGCTTTAAGTCCATAGTTGTCATCATCATTTGTGTTTCTGTGGGTGGAGCGGTAGCTCTGTTTATCTTATTTTGGGCAAGGATAAAAGGGTCTCAAAATAGAAGACAGCAGAAAGTAAAGgatgaggatgcaggtgaggatgatGTTGATTGGTCAGCAGGCTTACCGTTGCGGTTCTCATTCCAAGAACTGCAAGACGCTACAAAGGGCTTTAACATTAAGTTGGGCAGCGGAGGATTCGGTTCAGTTTATCAGGGTGTTCTGTCAGACGGCTCAAAGATAGCAGTGAAGCGCCTTCACAGAGCAGGACATGGAGAAAAGGGGTTCAGGGCAGAAGTGGAAACGCTAGGGAAAATTGACCATCTCAATTTGGTAAGACTGAAGGGCTTTTGTGCAGAAAAATTCCATAGAATGCTTGTATACGAGTATTTACCAAATGGATCTCTTGATAAATGGATATTTTTTAACAAGAGTCATCCATGTTTGCTGGACTGGAAGAGCAGATCCAGAGTAGTTCTTGATATTGCGAGAGGATTAGCATATTTGCATGAAGAATGTCAAGAACGTATAATACATTTCGACATCAAGCCTCAGAACATTCTCCTTGACCAAAATTTCAATGCCAAAGTGTCAGATTTCGGCTTGGCAAAGTTGATTAACAGAGAGCAAAGTGAAGTGATAACCATGATAAGAGGGACACCAGGGTATATGGCACCTGAGTTGTTGAACATGCATATAACAGAGAAGGCAGATATATTTAGCTTTGGCGTTATGGTGATAGAAATTGTCAGCGGAAAACGAAGCAGAGAGCTTTCAGAAAACGGCTTGTTTTCACTGTTACAAGTTAAGGCAGAGGAAGGGAGGTTATTGGATTTGGTCTATCCGGGGCTTGAAAATGAGGAAACGGGCATAAAAGAGGAGGCAATAAAATTGATAAAAGTGGGAATGTGGTGTGTACAGGACAATTTTACAAGGCGACCAGCGATGTCCATTGTGGTGAAGGCGTTGGAAGGTTTAATAGACACCTTTAATGATGTTCCATGCGCGTCACCAGGGTCAACAGTTGGTTCTTATAGGCAGACTCTCTTCTCGGCTGAGCTGTCCGTGTTATCTGGACCTAGGTAA